The nucleotide sequence ACATCATCGCCGAGACCTACCGCACCGCCGCCGCGGCGCCGCGCGGCTGCACCGCTTGAGCGCCGTGGTGCGGGACAGCGTGGCGGGGAAGGTCGCTCGATGACCCTGCTGAGTGACGTTCGGGGTCCGGAGAGCGTGGCGGTGGGTGTCGCCGACGAGTCGTGGCGAGGGCTGTTCCACCGCACCGCCATCCAGTCGATCAGCCTCCGGCCCGGTCAGCAGTGCCTGTCCACGCGCATCCACGGTGCCGACGGCCGGCTCTTCGGCGGCATCAGCGGTGTCCGCGACGGCACGGTCGTCGAGGCCGGGCTGGACCTGGTGTCCTCCCGGGCCACGCCGGCGGTGGTGGCCACGGTGCTGCGCCGCTCGCTGGAGAAGCTGGGTGCGCAGGGCGTGCGCGAGGTGGAGCTGCACCTGCCGCCGGCCTGCCACAGCGACAACGAGCCACTGGTGCAGTTCACCGTGCTCAACGAGGGATTCACCGTCCGCAGCTGCGAGCTCAACCAGCACCTGGACCTGAGCCACCTCCGGTCGCCGCGGCAGTGGGTGGACGAGCTCCGCCGTCCGGCCCGCTCCGCGCTGGACCGGCTGCACGCCAAGGACCTGCAGGTGCGCGAGGTGCGGGGCCGCGCGGAGTGGGAGGCTGGTCGCCAGCTGCTGCACGGCGGTGCGGACCTGGTGCTGTCCTGGGACGACCTGGCCGGTGCTCGTGCACCGCTGGCCCCGCACGTGCGCATGGTGTGCGTGTTCCGTCGGGGCGCCCCGATCGCCGCGGCGCTGGTCTACCGGGTGCGCCCGGCGGTGGAGCTGGTGGCCGCGTGGGGCGAGAGCGACCACCGCTTGGCGCACTCCCCGCTGGTGCTGCTCGCCGCCGAGCTGGTGGAGCAGGCGCTGCGCCAGGGAGTGCAGACCATCGACCTCGGGCAGGTGTCCGACGTCGCCGCTGTCGCGGGTGAGGCGGCGGAGCGCGGGCACGGCTCGGCCCAGCTGGCACGGAGCCTGTCCGCTCGCGAGCAGCCGCGGCTCACCGTCGCCACCACTCTCGCCGCCTAGCTGGCCGCGCTGACCGGGCGATGTGTCCATTGCGCGAGTCCTGCAGCAGCACAGCGAAAATTCCTGGTCAGGACTGCTCAACATCCTCGGAGCAGCGCCGATAGGTAAGGCATGTTGGTCCACGGATGGACCGGCAGGCCCGCTCGTCGGGTCACGTCTTGACTCTGTCCAGGAGGACACCCCATGAGTCTTCGCATCAACACCAACACCGCCGCGCTCAACGCCTACGGCAACCTGCAGGCCAACCAGGCCAAGCAGCAGAACGCCTTCGAGAAGCTCTCCAGCGGCCTGCGGATCAACCGGGCGGCGGACGACGCGGCCGGCCTGTCCATCAGCCAGGGCCTGACCAGCCAGATCAACGGCCTCACCCAGGCCACCCGCAACGCCCAGGACGGCATCAACGTCGCCCAGATCGCTGACGGCGCCCTGGCCACCGTGCAGACGATCCTGCAGCGCCAGCGCGACCTGACCGTCCAGGCTTCCAACGGTGGCTCCATGGACGACAACGCCCGTGACGCCATCTCCGCCGAGATCGGCAAGCTCAACAAGCAGCTGGACAACATCAACCAGACCACCGCCTTTGGTGGTAAGCAACTGTTCGACGACGCCACCAACACGTACGACGGCACCTTCCAGGTCGGCGCCAACGGCACCGCGAACGAGCGGATCACCCTAGCGCTGGGTTCCTTCGACGCCGAGACGCTCAAGACGGCCCCGGCGGCCGGCGGCACCACCGGCGGAATTGACGTGAGCTCGACCACGGCCGCACAGGGCTCCATCGAGATCATCGACGCCGCGATCAAGACGGTGTCGGCGGCCCGGTCCGACATCGGTGCCACGCAGAACCAGCTCAGCTACACCATGACCAACCTGCAGACCACCATCCAGAACGTGTCTGCCTCGCGGTCGAACATCACTGACGCCGACCTGGCCACCGAGGTCTCCAACATGAGCCAGGCTCAGATCCTCACCCAGGCCGCCACCTCGGTGCTGGCCCAGGCGAACTCGGCCCCGCAGGCCATCCTGAAGCTCCTGCAGTAAGTCGTACCAGCTCGAACCGCTTGACCCCAGGTAGCACGGGCGGGGCCCTGTCCGCAGGGCTCCGCCCGTGCTGCATCGGCACCACAAGGAGCGTGCGTGGCTACCTTCTCGTTCGACGGCCTGGCCTCGGGCATCGACACCAAGACGCTGGTCACCCAGCTGATGCAGGTGGCGGCCCAGCCCCAGGCGCAGCTCAAGACTCAGCTGAGCAGCACGCAGACGCTGGTCTCGGCCTACCAGTCGATCAACACTCGCATCACTGCCCTGCAGTCCGCCGCCGACGCGGTGAAGCTGGCGGGCACCTGGACCGCCGCCACTGCCAGCTCCTCCTCGCCCTCGGTGATCGCCACCAGCACCAGCGCCGCCCAGGCCGGCTCGGCCATGACCTTCAGCGTCACCCGACTGGCGGCCGCCCAGGTCAGCACCGTCGCTGTCGCCGGTGACGTGGTGGCCGACTTCGCCGCCGGCATCGACGTGACCATCGGCTCCGGCAGCACCGCCACCACCACCCACGTGGCCCTCACCGGCGGCAGCGCCAGCGACGTGGTGGCCGCGCTGAGCAAGGCCGGGCTCGGGGTGCGGGCCTCGGTGGTGAACGTGGACGACGCCACCGGCACCGGCACCACCCAGCGCCTGCAGCTCAGCTCCACCTCCACCGGCACCGCCGGCGCCTTCAGCATCAGCGGGCTCAGCACCGCACCCACCCAGATCGTGGCGGCGCAGAACGCGCAGCTGACGGTCGGCGACCCGGCCGCGGGCGGCTACTCGGTGTCCTCGTCCACCAACACCTTCACCGAGGCGCTGCCGGGGGTCACCTTCACGGTGGGGGCACTGGCCTCCGGGGTGACCGTG is from Rhodococcus sp. X156 and encodes:
- a CDS encoding GNAT family N-acetyltransferase: MTLLSDVRGPESVAVGVADESWRGLFHRTAIQSISLRPGQQCLSTRIHGADGRLFGGISGVRDGTVVEAGLDLVSSRATPAVVATVLRRSLEKLGAQGVREVELHLPPACHSDNEPLVQFTVLNEGFTVRSCELNQHLDLSHLRSPRQWVDELRRPARSALDRLHAKDLQVREVRGRAEWEAGRQLLHGGADLVLSWDDLAGARAPLAPHVRMVCVFRRGAPIAAALVYRVRPAVELVAAWGESDHRLAHSPLVLLAAELVEQALRQGVQTIDLGQVSDVAAVAGEAAERGHGSAQLARSLSAREQPRLTVATTLAA
- a CDS encoding flagellin produces the protein MSLRINTNTAALNAYGNLQANQAKQQNAFEKLSSGLRINRAADDAAGLSISQGLTSQINGLTQATRNAQDGINVAQIADGALATVQTILQRQRDLTVQASNGGSMDDNARDAISAEIGKLNKQLDNINQTTAFGGKQLFDDATNTYDGTFQVGANGTANERITLALGSFDAETLKTAPAAGGTTGGIDVSSTTAAQGSIEIIDAAIKTVSAARSDIGATQNQLSYTMTNLQTTIQNVSASRSNITDADLATEVSNMSQAQILTQAATSVLAQANSAPQAILKLLQ
- the fliD gene encoding flagellar filament capping protein FliD; its protein translation is MATFSFDGLASGIDTKTLVTQLMQVAAQPQAQLKTQLSSTQTLVSAYQSINTRITALQSAADAVKLAGTWTAATASSSSPSVIATSTSAAQAGSAMTFSVTRLAAAQVSTVAVAGDVVADFAAGIDVTIGSGSTATTTHVALTGGSASDVVAALSKAGLGVRASVVNVDDATGTGTTQRLQLSSTSTGTAGAFSISGLSTAPTQIVAAQNAQLTVGDPAAGGYSVSSSTNTFTEALPGVTFTVGALASGVTVSVASDTTAITKAMQTMVDAANAALGQVGMYTAKGGSLQGNTQVVALSQDILSSISRGTGTGGSFHSIGVQLTNTGGLAFDATVFAAAYAADPAKTQAVAGQALGSALSTVAERASAPAVGSLSLLITSGNERMTNLNKQIQSWDTRLADTQTAMQKKYAAMEAAVNKLNSTQAWLSSALSSLDASKKSD